The genomic region GCACAGTAATCTTCCTCTGCTGTTTGGCTGGCACACTGATTATAAATAATGGCATTTGCTTTCGCCTGGTGTAACTAATCTTCACCCCACCCGCCTAACACCGATGCTTCCTAAGTCTCTGGAGTTTTAAGCACGTGAAtctattctgccttttctccaaagaGACCCTGCAGTGGCGAGAACAGAACCAGCCAAGAGcagcttctctcctccccccccccccaaaaaaaggcatCAGCTCCCCACCCCTGCGCCGCATCAGCCCTGAGGggatccctccctctcctccccaacacacacacagacacaccacCAGAAGCGCCCAGCGAAGCCGCCTGCCGCGAAGAGGCTTCCTCCGGCCGGATTCCTCTTTTCTCGCCGGCAGAGTCCGCCAGCGCCAGCACTGCCGCTCTCTGCAACGCGGGACTTCGCAAGCAGCCCCTGGAAAGAGTTCAGGACCCGCAAACACACCCCGGCCGTCCCGCGCATCGGAGAGGGATCAAAGGGAAGCGATGCTCAAAGAGAAGAAACAAGGCGGAAAGCGGCACTCTGGGGCTGGCTGAAGAAAGAGGCGCGCGGAATCGCAACCTCCTGCCCTTTTGCTGATTTGCTCCGCTGGCTTAGAGGGAGAAGGAGCAGAGGACCGGGAGCGGGGCGGGGGCCGGGGGTGTCCCCGTCTGGAGCAGGACGACACCGGCCAGCCCGCCCTCTGCACTCCCTGCGCCGCCTGGGCAGGACGGCTCTTGCTTACCCCCGAGAGGTCAGCGGCCTCTCGCCTCGGCAGGCTCCAACAATTGAGGCCTCCTCGCCTCCGCCCCCCCAGCGGCGCCCCGCTGCCCACTCTCCCCCGCCGCTCTACCCCGGGCCGTGGGGGGCCCGGCGGCTGTTCTCCTCCCCGCCTCGCCTGGTCCCGGTCCGGCTGCGCTGCGCCGAGCTCCCCAGCGCCAGGAAGCCGGGCGTCCCTCCGTGCGCCCTGCCGCCGGCTCCATGGCGAGGGGAGCGCAGGCTGAATCTCCGGGGCGGAGGAGGcgccggcggcagcagcagcagcagccgccgaaGCTCCCGCTGCCACTGCCGCTGTTGTGAGGGCTGCAGCGGCGGCACCCCGACCGGCGAGCCTGCGAGCGGCCGCCCCGGCATGAAGTCGCTGCTCCTGAGCCGCTTCTTGGTGCTGCTGCCGTGGGTGCTGCTGGTGATCGTCGTGCTGGACGCGGACAGCGGCGGCCGGGCCCCCCCTCCGGCGGCCGCGCTCGCCCGGAGGCCCCCCGGCCCGCAGCAGCGCGAGGGGGCGCCCCGGCAGCGCCCGCCGGAGCCGCAGCCGCCCATCATCTACGCCATCACGCCGACCTACAGCCGGCCGGTGCAGAAAGCCGAGCTCACGCGGCTGGCCAACACCTTCCGGCAGGTGGCGCGCCTGCACTGGGTCCTGGTGGAGGACGCGCCGGTGCGCACCGACCTGGTCAGCCGCTTCGTGGCCGGGCTGGCCGGAGCCGGGCCGCCCTGCACCCATTTGCACGTGCCCACGCCCCCGCGCTACAAGCGGCCCGGGCTGCCCAGGGCCACGGAGCAGCGCAACGCCGGCCTGGCGTGGATCCGCCAGAGGCACCAGCACTCGCCGGCCCCTCCGCCCGGAGTGCTCTTCTTCGCCGACGATGACAACACCTACAGTCTGGAGCTCTTCcaggaggtagggggagggaggaggggggaggacgGGGCGCCCCCTCTCTCCGACCCCGTCCTGTTCAGCCCAGGCACAGCCGCATGTCTGAACAGCGCCGATGCCCAACTTCTTTCCCCCAGACCCGCAGCAGGTCCCGCTGGGTTCCAGCGAACTTACTTTATCCGGCGCCCCGCCCGCTCTTCAGGTGCTGAGCGATGGTCCCACCTATAAACGCCGCCGCGCTCGGTTTGTCCCGCCAGTAGTTTTGCTCGCGGGCCCTTTTTGCCCGGCTGCACGAGCACGTGTTTGCGATGGGCCGGAATCAGCCCTGCGTGACCCGCTTTTCTTCCCGCTTCCAGGGCAGTAAGCCCTTCTCCGCCCGGGACGGCTGCCCGGTTAGCTCCTCTGGCCCTCGCAGCCGGCGGCTCCATTGCCCGTTTTGGGCTATCCTGCTTGCATTTCACCCGCCCCTGCGCCTCAGCGCTGCCAAGCCGAGGTCCGGGGGAATATTTCTCCAAGTACTTGGCGTCCGGCGTATATTTCTCCTGTCTGGTTGCGCCTTTCCGGGCTCTGAAACGAGTAGTAGACAGTTGTGTTTTAAAATCTGGGGACTTCCCGCACGTTTGCAATTAGGAGCAAAGGTTTACACTTTACAGAGAATTGACTTCCAATTTCACTGTATGTCTTAATCGAGAAATGATATGCTACAGTGTTTATTCAAATGAAAGTCTAGGATTTTTTTCTCACAAATATGCCATCAAAAAGAGGGGGTCGTCCTACATTCATCTGCAAGTTACCTTTATGTCTAATAATATTTTGGGGTATCATTTTTAAGGCAGCTGAGTTATATTCAGCGTGGTCTTCTCTTGAAGTAAAAAGGGCGCCTAAGGCCCTACTCTGGTCCTAAACTAGTGTTGTTAGAAGCCAAGATATAGCTTTCTCATTAATGCCAAGCTGTGGccttcccagccttttttcactgcTAAGACCTTGAAAGTTCAAATGCAGTGATGCATTAGCAAGGAATAGCTGCTGCTTTATTTCCACTTCATTTTTGGCTTCAAAAACTCTCCTCGCCTGACTGTGCAGGCACACACCTCTTAgctgttaagatttttttttcatgtattcTTACAGCTGTCTCCTGAAACTTTGAGGTTAATGCCATTATTTCAAGGCTTAGttcattttgttaaaaaacagtatcccactgtaatctcaaagtggcttcccaGAAGTCCTCCATTTTACAGGCTGCTGTAGAACCAGATGTCTAATTATCAGGAAAGAATAGATGTGATCACAGGCTGGTTCTCTGAGTTgtttattctgtgtgtgtgtgttgcccaTTCTttggaatggggtgtgtgtgaaggcaAGTGTTTATATAGTGACTGAGCACCTTGTCACGTATCTCTgtgtgatgtgaaaaacctgtcCAGGCTTATGAGCAAAAACAACCTTATTCTTTCCAGTGGGAGTTATTGGCAGATGCGTCAAAAGGAGGTGGGAGGTttgccagttttttttatttgtttctctgctggCAGGATGGATCATTTTGTACATAAAACAGTGTAAGAAAGGAGTATCTTACACATAACTTATGAATTAAAGTATAACTTtggtgaggggaaaaaaggaagtgtGGAAGCCTTGGAGGGTATGCGGAGAAGCTAAAATAAGCCTTAACCCGCTCAGGTAAAGGATGTCTTTGCTATCTTGCTTGCTGCATACTGAGACATATCCCCTCTATTGTAAAGGATTTCCCTTTCTTCCAGAATTATTGCATCTCAATAGGATAtaatctttcccttccccagcaggAGAATGGCTTGGCTTCACATAATTCAGTGGAATTAACATTTATGCTTTGGTGACCCTAGAGAGGAGTGGGTGCCTGTGTTGCCACCTacaacagatttctctctgttttGCAACTAGGCCAGGTGCATGAAGAATCAATAAATTAAAGCCAAGGCACTGCGGAAAGATGCAGAGCACATCGAGTCCCTGAAGAGAGTGGTTTTGGAAAGCCTTCTCAATCCTGCTGACGTGTGTTTAGATTTAAAATGTGTTGGGTCTCTTTCAATATGCTGCTGGCAGGtgttagtcccccccccccccccattcagcgGAAGAGTCTGACTTCCTTTCCTTATGTGGCAGCCTCATGCATTGAAACTTTTATTGGAAGTGATTGAAAAGAAGGGATTTTAGTTGTTCCGTTGCTGTGGTTTATTTTCTGCTAAACTGTGGGAGGCTGTGTGTACCTCTTTAATGCTGGGAGATCTCGGGCATTCATCTTTTTGGCTGTAATTATTTCAGCTGTGTTCTCTGTTTGAACTGAAAGCTGGTGGAGTTTTACTTCAGTGGAAGGTGTCACTTGAAAAACTGCTCCATTCCCTGAAGCAAtgctgatgtaaaaaaaaatcagctgccaGGCCTAAATTACTTGCATAAATGAAAGCATTAATTAGTCAGGAGAGGAAAGAACTAACTGCAGCAAAAGCCAGAGTAGTCGGAG from Sphaerodactylus townsendi isolate TG3544 linkage group LG01, MPM_Stown_v2.3, whole genome shotgun sequence harbors:
- the B3GAT2 gene encoding galactosylgalactosylxylosylprotein 3-beta-glucuronosyltransferase 2 isoform X2 codes for the protein MKSLLLSRFLVLLPWVLLVIVVLDADSGGRAPPPAAALARRPPGPQQREGAPRQRPPEPQPPIIYAITPTYSRPVQKAELTRLANTFRQVARLHWVLVEDAPVRTDLVSRFVAGLAGAGPPCTHLHVPTPPRYKRPGLPRATEQRNAGLAWIRQRHQHSPAPPPGVLFFADDDNTYSLELFQEMRTTRKVSVWPVGLVGGRRYERPIVEKGKVVGWYTGWRADRPFAIDMAGLLCMIGKVWNEEGFGLLSPA
- the B3GAT2 gene encoding galactosylgalactosylxylosylprotein 3-beta-glucuronosyltransferase 2 isoform X1, with the protein product MKSLLLSRFLVLLPWVLLVIVVLDADSGGRAPPPAAALARRPPGPQQREGAPRQRPPEPQPPIIYAITPTYSRPVQKAELTRLANTFRQVARLHWVLVEDAPVRTDLVSRFVAGLAGAGPPCTHLHVPTPPRYKRPGLPRATEQRNAGLAWIRQRHQHSPAPPPGVLFFADDDNTYSLELFQEMRTTRKVSVWPVGLVGGRRYERPIVEKGKVVGWYTGWRADRPFAIDMAGFAVSLQIILSNPKAVFKRRGSQPGMQESDFLKLITTVEELEPKANNCTKVLVWHTRTEKVNLANEPKYHLDTVKMEV